A single region of the Pirellulales bacterium genome encodes:
- the flgA gene encoding flagellar basal body P-ring formation chaperone FlgA, with protein sequence MRQVVHVTGLLVICLAPIGPVESGEVRFRAACTTAGSLIRLDDLAEVIGDDDATRQLAKAEIMPAPAAGEKAAISAQEVCDRLRLKGVSLAGHAISGASRILLAGESPSTPVSPKPTRAPDTLRRQAEARLTGAMVEHLSQFTAATPAWSFRFELSDEQVRTVCGASVKPKVTGGTSPWTGPQRFQFSLGDAMEVRQFELAVEVSAAQPIVVAARALGRGVVLSRADLRLETPATANAATDALVRLEDVVGRETLQTLSEGQSLTAALLQAPLLVRGRDIVTVFARCPGVRVRTTGRALEDGALGALVTIESLADRKSFFARVCGPQEVEVFAGAGQAAAIARTSGGDKLQSVSTRAK encoded by the coding sequence ATGCGGCAAGTAGTTCATGTCACCGGTTTGCTCGTAATTTGCCTGGCGCCGATCGGGCCGGTCGAAAGTGGCGAAGTTCGCTTTCGCGCCGCCTGCACGACCGCAGGCAGCTTGATTCGATTGGACGATCTGGCCGAAGTGATTGGCGACGACGACGCCACACGCCAACTGGCGAAAGCTGAAATCATGCCGGCCCCCGCGGCCGGCGAGAAAGCGGCGATCTCGGCACAAGAAGTTTGCGACCGGCTCCGCCTCAAGGGGGTTTCACTGGCCGGCCATGCCATATCTGGGGCAAGTCGAATTCTGCTCGCTGGCGAAAGCCCATCGACGCCCGTATCGCCGAAACCGACTCGCGCCCCCGATACCCTCCGCCGACAGGCGGAGGCGCGATTGACTGGCGCCATGGTCGAGCATCTCTCGCAGTTCACCGCGGCAACTCCGGCCTGGTCGTTTCGCTTTGAACTCAGCGACGAGCAGGTGCGCACCGTCTGCGGCGCCTCCGTGAAGCCCAAGGTAACGGGCGGCACGTCCCCTTGGACTGGGCCCCAACGCTTTCAGTTCTCCTTGGGCGATGCGATGGAAGTGCGTCAGTTCGAACTTGCTGTGGAGGTGTCGGCCGCGCAGCCCATCGTTGTGGCGGCCCGGGCATTGGGGCGTGGCGTCGTGCTCAGCCGAGCCGACCTGCGACTCGAAACCCCCGCCACGGCCAATGCTGCCACCGACGCCTTGGTGCGGCTCGAAGACGTCGTCGGCCGAGAGACTCTCCAAACGCTTTCGGAAGGTCAATCACTGACCGCGGCGCTCTTGCAGGCGCCGCTCCTCGTCCGTGGTCGCGATATCGTGACGGTATTTGCTCGTTGCCCCGGTGTTCGCGTTCGCACCACCGGCCGCGCGCTGGAAGACGGAGCACTGGGAGCCCTGGTGACCATCGAATCGCTGGCCGACCGAAAATCGTTCTTCGCACGCGTCTGCGGGCCGCAGGAAGTTGAGGTGTTTGCTGGCGCTGGACAGGCTGCGGCAATTGCCAGAACCTCGGGTGGCGACAAACTCCAATCAGTGTCCACGAGGGCGAAGTAG
- a CDS encoding flagellar basal body L-ring protein FlgH, with translation MRKIRRRLWVVAAPGVATLALSDLAFGQTSSLHKLGTVTAQPLTLENTSFTYVKLEPPREIKINDIVTIIVDYKTQHLSRGNLQRRKRSNMAAILQRWIQFEGGNLAPTPMGLGTPSIEAQLNNQMQTQVQLDSGDTVKFQIAATVVDIRPNGNLVLEAHRRIENNEDTYEQRLSGIVRREDVLPNNTILSEDVAELNIEKVETGHVRDGYKRGWLLRWLDNVGPF, from the coding sequence GTGCGGAAAATTCGACGCCGATTGTGGGTGGTGGCGGCCCCGGGCGTCGCCACGTTGGCTCTCTCCGATTTGGCCTTTGGCCAAACCTCCAGCTTGCACAAGTTGGGCACGGTCACTGCGCAGCCACTCACGTTGGAAAACACCTCCTTCACCTACGTCAAGCTGGAGCCGCCCCGCGAAATCAAGATCAACGACATCGTCACGATCATTGTCGACTACAAGACGCAACACCTCAGCCGCGGCAACTTGCAGCGACGCAAACGATCGAACATGGCGGCCATTCTCCAGCGTTGGATTCAGTTCGAAGGCGGCAATCTCGCCCCCACTCCGATGGGCTTGGGCACGCCAAGCATCGAAGCGCAGCTTAACAATCAGATGCAAACTCAGGTGCAGTTGGACTCCGGCGACACGGTCAAATTCCAAATCGCCGCCACGGTCGTCGATATCCGCCCCAACGGCAATCTGGTGCTCGAGGCGCATCGCCGCATCGAAAACAACGAGGACACGTATGAGCAGCGCTTGAGCGGCATCGTCCGCCGCGAGGACGTCTTGCCGAACAACACGATCCTCAGCGAGGACGTGGCCGAGTTGAACATTGAGAAAGTAGAAACCGGACACGTGCGCGATGGTTACAAACGCGGCTGGCTGCTGCGATGGCTCGACAACGTTGGCCCGTTCTAA
- a CDS encoding flagellar protein FlgN: protein MNATWESELGQLLRDLSTAQQELLDVLAEKRRCLAEFDVPGIAALAPREHELSERLAACQQRRLAILAGAAQRGLPAESLRSLVASLPRGDRQPLVQETREATLRARLLAHQSLANWVVVQRTILHLSQLLEIIATGGKLQPTYGKESASAASGSFVDQAA from the coding sequence ATGAACGCAACGTGGGAATCAGAACTGGGTCAATTGCTGCGCGATCTCTCGACAGCGCAACAAGAACTGCTCGATGTCCTCGCGGAAAAGCGCCGCTGTCTCGCGGAGTTCGACGTGCCCGGCATCGCCGCCCTGGCCCCGCGCGAGCATGAACTAAGCGAGCGGTTGGCCGCCTGCCAGCAGCGCCGCTTAGCGATTTTGGCGGGCGCCGCGCAGCGCGGATTGCCGGCTGAGAGCCTGCGGTCGCTGGTCGCCTCCCTGCCGCGCGGCGATCGGCAACCACTGGTGCAAGAAACCCGCGAAGCGACGCTTCGCGCCCGCTTGCTAGCACATCAATCGCTAGCCAATTGGGTGGTTGTCCAGCGCACGATACTGCATCTGTCTCAGCTCTTGGAGATTATCGCCACTGGTGGCAAGCTTCAGCCGACATATGGAAAGGAGTCGGCTTCCGCGGCGTCTGGCTCGTTCGTAGACCAGGCGGCCTAG
- a CDS encoding flagellar basal body P-ring protein FlgI: MRGWWIGIVTVALALAFAPSVDAGTRLKNICHIKGQEENTLQGLGLVVGLNGTGDGGAFLPAIRSLATALQLMGNPVGRGGALELKDARNVAIVMVTATVPGAGAREGELLDCQVSSIGSAKTLAGGRLFLTPLTGPVVENTRIYGFASGAIELDNPRFGATGRIHQGCRLEEDFFNAYQQDGAITLVLGQNHADFQIAQMIGQRINEHFDLQTGGKAIAQALNQGNVKVLIPPQNQEDPVDFIGEVMGLEVLLEAEIVPQSRVVINERTGSIVIDGSVKIGSVVVSHRNIVVEAGYELPDEMFVAVNPASEQTAELKSLVEALNAVKVPTDDIIDIIKGLERSGKLHARLIIE, encoded by the coding sequence ATGCGTGGTTGGTGGATCGGTATCGTCACTGTCGCCTTAGCCTTGGCCTTCGCGCCGTCGGTCGATGCCGGCACGCGTCTCAAGAACATTTGTCACATCAAGGGCCAGGAAGAAAATACCTTGCAAGGGCTGGGTCTGGTCGTCGGACTCAACGGCACTGGCGATGGCGGCGCCTTTCTGCCCGCGATCCGCAGCCTAGCCACCGCGCTGCAATTGATGGGCAATCCTGTCGGCCGTGGCGGCGCGCTGGAATTGAAAGACGCCCGCAATGTGGCCATTGTCATGGTCACCGCGACAGTGCCTGGGGCCGGCGCACGCGAAGGCGAACTCTTGGATTGCCAGGTCAGCTCAATCGGCTCCGCCAAGACGTTGGCTGGCGGCCGACTGTTCTTGACGCCGCTTACCGGACCAGTGGTCGAGAACACCCGCATCTATGGTTTTGCGTCCGGAGCCATCGAACTCGACAATCCGCGCTTTGGCGCCACGGGCCGAATTCACCAGGGTTGCCGGCTCGAAGAAGACTTCTTTAACGCCTATCAGCAAGACGGCGCCATTACACTCGTGCTGGGGCAGAACCACGCCGATTTTCAAATCGCGCAAATGATCGGCCAGCGCATCAACGAGCATTTCGATCTGCAAACCGGCGGAAAGGCGATCGCGCAGGCCCTGAATCAAGGCAATGTTAAGGTGCTGATTCCGCCGCAGAACCAAGAGGACCCGGTCGACTTCATCGGCGAGGTCATGGGGCTCGAAGTGCTGCTCGAGGCCGAGATCGTTCCCCAAAGCCGCGTGGTCATCAACGAGCGAACCGGCAGCATTGTCATCGACGGCAGCGTGAAGATCGGGTCGGTGGTCGTCTCGCATCGCAACATTGTCGTGGAGGCAGGCTACGAACTGCCCGACGAGATGTTTGTCGCGGTGAATCCTGCCAGCGAGCAGACCGCCGAACTGAAGTCGCTCGTCGAGGCGCTCAACGCGGTCAAAGTGCCTACCGACGACATCATCGACATCATCAAAGGTCTGGAGCGCAGCGGTAAGCTGCACGCTCGACTGATTATCGAATAA
- a CDS encoding rod-binding protein: MDIRATMIGSQPASQPFGALSKPNADDSEVRKAFDSFVGETFYGQMLKSLRSMNGKTPYFDGSQAEEIFRNQLDQTLAQDLTKSTAHEFTGPMFDLFQLQRG, from the coding sequence ATGGACATTCGAGCCACCATGATCGGATCGCAGCCGGCGTCGCAACCGTTCGGCGCGCTCTCCAAGCCCAATGCAGACGACTCCGAAGTCCGCAAAGCGTTCGACTCGTTCGTCGGCGAAACCTTCTACGGCCAAATGCTCAAGTCGCTGCGCAGCATGAACGGCAAGACGCCTTATTTTGACGGCAGTCAAGCGGAAGAGATCTTTCGCAATCAACTCGATCAGACTCTGGCGCAGGACCTAACCAAATCAACGGCCCATGAGTTCACCGGGCCCATGTTCGATCTGTTTCAATTGCAACGCGGCTAG
- the flgK gene encoding flagellar hook-associated protein FlgK: MSLFSSIQLANNALKAQQIGLQVVGQNIANANTPGYIREEVKLAPAATQQYGGLLLGLGVQVVSVKQKIDLFLEQRLRNSTSDRARGEVKEQSYQQLEAMVNALGDNNLSTSLNNFFSSIAQVLNQPESVAARNLAALKGQTLAQDISSLSTRARQNRSDMNDRVTKMSDDINRLVEEVRSLNQRITQAEAGDSSKSDAVGLRDQRYKALTSLSELIDIRVDEQNSGAVNVYNGGSYLVFEALSRKVEVAQSTDRGLTISNLQFADSKAPIDASGGELSGLIESRDQIIGGFLDQLDDFAHTLAFEFNRVYSSGQGLKGFSELTSNNHVANTDAPLDAAGLSFTPVNGSFQVKVYNRQTKITQTTDIQVKLNGLDDDTSLTDLVAQINGINGLSASLTADKRLKIVSNASNQEFAFADDTSGALAALGVNVYFTGNSAISLGVDQGVLDDPARFAASTKGIGSDTDNATKLAAFLDRPLESKNNSTLADLYDKLAGDLTQASSVAKADADGFRVFEQTLVGHKNAVSGVSLDDEAVNMLAYQRVFQTSAKYIATLNELLGILVNL, translated from the coding sequence ATGTCGTTATTCAGCTCCATCCAGTTGGCCAACAACGCGCTTAAAGCGCAACAAATTGGCCTCCAAGTCGTTGGCCAGAACATCGCCAACGCCAACACGCCAGGGTACATCCGCGAAGAAGTCAAGCTGGCGCCAGCAGCGACTCAACAATATGGCGGCTTGCTCCTCGGCCTGGGTGTTCAGGTCGTCAGCGTCAAACAAAAAATCGACCTGTTTCTCGAACAGCGCCTGCGCAATTCCACTTCCGATCGCGCGCGTGGCGAGGTCAAGGAGCAATCCTACCAGCAACTCGAGGCGATGGTGAACGCCTTGGGAGACAACAACCTCAGCACTTCGCTCAATAACTTCTTTTCCAGCATTGCCCAAGTCCTCAATCAGCCAGAAAGCGTCGCGGCTCGTAATCTAGCGGCTCTCAAAGGCCAAACATTGGCGCAAGACATCAGCTCGCTCTCGACGCGCGCCCGACAAAATCGTTCTGACATGAACGATCGCGTCACCAAGATGTCAGACGACATCAATCGTCTCGTGGAGGAAGTTCGCTCGCTCAATCAACGGATCACGCAGGCCGAAGCGGGCGACAGTTCAAAAAGCGATGCGGTCGGGCTCCGCGATCAGCGTTATAAAGCGCTCACGTCGCTCTCCGAATTGATAGATATTCGCGTCGACGAGCAGAACAGCGGCGCCGTGAACGTCTACAACGGCGGTAGTTACCTGGTGTTCGAAGCCCTCAGTCGCAAGGTGGAGGTGGCCCAGTCGACCGACCGTGGCCTGACCATCTCAAATCTGCAGTTCGCCGATTCCAAGGCCCCCATCGACGCCAGCGGTGGCGAATTGTCCGGGCTCATCGAGTCGCGCGACCAAATCATTGGCGGATTTCTCGATCAACTCGACGATTTTGCCCATACCTTGGCCTTCGAGTTCAATCGTGTTTATTCCTCGGGGCAAGGCCTGAAGGGATTCAGCGAACTGACGTCCAACAATCACGTCGCCAATACAGATGCTCCATTGGACGCCGCCGGGCTGAGCTTCACACCGGTCAACGGTTCATTTCAGGTGAAGGTTTACAATCGCCAAACGAAGATTACGCAAACGACCGACATTCAAGTCAAACTGAACGGCCTTGACGACGACACCTCGTTGACCGATCTGGTTGCGCAGATCAATGGCATCAACGGCTTGTCCGCCTCGTTAACCGCGGACAAGCGGTTGAAGATCGTCAGCAACGCCAGCAACCAGGAATTCGCCTTCGCCGACGACACCAGCGGCGCGCTGGCGGCGCTGGGAGTCAATGTGTACTTCACTGGCAATTCGGCAATAAGCCTTGGTGTCGACCAAGGAGTGCTTGACGATCCGGCGCGATTTGCGGCGAGCACCAAGGGAATCGGCTCAGACACCGACAACGCCACCAAACTGGCGGCGTTCCTCGATCGTCCATTGGAGTCGAAGAACAACTCCACGCTCGCCGACCTCTACGACAAGTTGGCCGGCGATCTAACGCAGGCCTCCAGCGTGGCCAAGGCCGACGCCGATGGCTTTCGTGTCTTCGAGCAAACGCTCGTCGGCCACAAAAACGCCGTCAGCGGCGTCAGCCTCGACGACGAGGCCGTCAATATGCTGGCCTATCAGCGAGTGTTTCAAACGTCGGCCAAATACATCGCCACGCTCAATGAGTTGCTCGGAATATTGGTCAATCTCTAG
- the flgG gene encoding flagellar basal-body rod protein FlgG: MSVQTLYTAATGMDSLQQRLDTIANNLANINTDGYKASRANFQDLFYRQEMLPGIQDQQGNFTPTGIAIGLGVRVRSTQTDFSQGAFKETNRPLDVAIVGEGFFQVLDPPTGQLIYTRTGSFNLNSNGQMVIGSALVGRQLEPAITIPPDATNVTIGPNGIVSVLQPGQQNLTQVGQIQLVKFINPEGLLKLGENLYQQTDASGPPVLTDNPGNQGLGTLQQNVIEASNVEPVSELIDLITTQRAFELNSQVVQAGDQILQLISTLRRF, encoded by the coding sequence ATGAGTGTTCAAACGCTTTACACCGCTGCCACCGGTATGGATTCGCTCCAACAGCGGCTCGACACCATCGCCAACAACCTGGCCAACATCAATACCGATGGCTACAAGGCGTCGCGGGCAAACTTCCAAGACCTGTTCTACCGACAGGAAATGTTGCCCGGCATCCAAGACCAGCAGGGCAATTTCACTCCCACTGGCATTGCGATCGGCCTCGGAGTCCGGGTCCGCAGCACGCAGACCGACTTTTCTCAAGGCGCTTTCAAAGAGACAAACCGCCCGCTCGATGTAGCGATCGTCGGCGAGGGGTTTTTTCAGGTGCTCGACCCGCCGACTGGGCAACTCATTTACACTCGCACCGGCAGCTTCAACCTCAACTCCAACGGTCAAATGGTAATCGGCTCCGCCTTGGTCGGACGCCAGCTTGAGCCCGCCATTACCATACCGCCGGATGCCACCAATGTGACGATCGGGCCCAACGGCATCGTCTCAGTCTTGCAGCCCGGCCAACAGAACCTGACGCAAGTCGGACAGATTCAGCTCGTCAAGTTCATCAATCCCGAGGGACTGCTCAAACTGGGCGAAAACCTCTACCAGCAGACCGACGCGTCCGGACCTCCGGTGCTCACCGACAATCCGGGCAATCAAGGGCTGGGAACGCTGCAGCAAAACGTCATCGAGGCCTCCAACGTCGAGCCGGTCAGCGAGTTGATCGACCTGATCACCACCCAGCGCGCCTTCGAACTCAATTCGCAAGTCGTGCAGGCCGGCGATCAAATTCTGCAACTCATTTCCACGCTCCGCCGGTTCTAA
- a CDS encoding flagellar hook-basal body protein, giving the protein MPYGLYISAEGARAQSRRLEVIANNMANVGTTGFKRDLAIFQARYAEETQQGLDSPGSRSINDIGGGVEFRETVTTFSPGPLDPTHLPNDLAIEGEGFFLVRKDGQDYLTRAGNFVITPNGDLLTPDGHAVINADGEPMNIPPERGAHRWTEDGAVVQPGTKQFLAIVKPPALGDLAKAGEYLFSSLAEVEPVDPPKRNVKQGFLEKSAVRPTQEMMHMIEASRVFEANVNLIQNQDQMYGALITRVLRTA; this is encoded by the coding sequence TCATCGCCAATAACATGGCGAATGTCGGCACAACCGGCTTCAAGCGCGACTTGGCGATCTTTCAAGCTCGCTATGCGGAAGAGACGCAACAAGGCCTCGACTCGCCGGGCTCGCGCTCGATCAACGACATTGGCGGCGGCGTGGAGTTCCGAGAGACCGTGACGACCTTCAGTCCTGGGCCGCTAGATCCCACCCACCTGCCAAACGACCTGGCTATCGAAGGCGAGGGCTTCTTCCTGGTCCGCAAGGATGGTCAAGACTATCTCACGCGGGCCGGAAATTTTGTCATCACTCCCAATGGTGACCTGCTTACCCCAGATGGCCATGCGGTGATCAATGCCGATGGCGAACCAATGAACATCCCGCCCGAACGCGGCGCCCATCGTTGGACCGAGGACGGCGCCGTGGTTCAGCCGGGCACCAAGCAATTTCTGGCGATCGTCAAACCGCCGGCCCTTGGCGATCTGGCGAAGGCCGGCGAATACCTGTTCTCGAGCCTGGCCGAGGTCGAACCAGTTGACCCGCCGAAGCGCAACGTCAAGCAAGGTTTCCTGGAAAAGTCCGCCGTGCGGCCGACGCAGGAAATGATGCACATGATCGAGGCGTCGCGCGTCTTCGAGGCCAATGTGAATCTCATTCAGAACCAAGACCAAATGTACGGCGCGCTCATTACCCGAGTGCTGCGCACTGCTTAA